The DNA sequence GCAGCTATGATTACTTTACTCGATCAGCAAGTGGGCGAAATAGTTGCCAGGTTGAAAGAGCTTGGCCTCGACAAAAATACAATCATCGTATTTTCATCTGATAATGGTCCACACATCGAGGGAGGTGCCGACCCTGAATATTTCGACAGCAACGGCCCTTTTAAAGGTTACAAGCGCGATTTGTACGAAGGTGGCATTCGCGAACCTATGATTATTAGCTGGCAAGGAAAGATTGCCGCTGGCTCAAAAAGCGATCTTATTTCTGCTTTTTGGGATGTGATGCCAACCATCGCAGATATTGTCGGAATCAAAACTCCGGACAAGATTGACGGAATATCATTTCTGCCAACGCTTTTGGGAAAATCAGGACAGAAAATTCACCAAAGTATGTATTGGGAATTTCACGAAAACAATGGCCGCCAAGCCGTTCGCAAAGGCGATTGGAAGCTGGTTCGCTACAATGTCTCCATTCCTGAAAAAATCACCACCGAATTGTACAACCTGAAAACTGATCAGGGAGAAGAACACAATGTTGCAGCAAAAAATCCGAAGATTGTGCAGGAATTGCTCCAAATTATGAAGAATTCAAGAACACCTTCGGATATTTTCAATTTTGGTTCTGAAAATGTTGTTTCAAAAGATTAGATTGAACTCTATTTTATTCACCTTCAATCACCACAACTTTTTGAGCTAATTTCTTTTCGCGCTTTCCTTCGACCCAGTAATATATTATTGGTAAAACCAGTAAGGTTAGGAATGTTGATGTAATCAGTCCGCCAATTACGACGGTAGCCAATGGGCGCTGAACTTCGGAGCCAGGGCCTGAGTTAAAAGCCATCGGGATGAAACCCAAACTAGCGACCAGTGCAGTCATTAAAACCGGACGCAGTCGGTCGGTTGCCCCGTCGATAATGGTTTTGCGTAAAGGCATCCCTTCTTTCCGGAGTTCGTTGATGTGGTCGAGCAGCACAATGCCATTAAGTACAGCTACCCCAAACAAAGCAACAAAGCCAATGCTGGCCGAAACCGAAAGATACATGCCGCGTAACCACAGCAAAAGTATTCCTCCTGAAAGAGCAAAAGGCAAGTTCATTAAAATGATGATAGCATAGCGCATCTTACCAAAATTGAGATACAGCAATCCAACAATGATAAAAAGTGACAGCGGAACAACCAACAGCAAGTGGTTCATGGCGCGTTTCTGGTTTTCAAACGTTCCGCCGTACTCCAGAAAATATCCAGAAGGCACATTCGCTTTTTTGCCGATTTCCGACTGTAAGCTGGCAACATACGTTCCAATGTCAATATTCTTGATATTGATGCCCACGATTAGCCGACGCCAGCCATTTTCGCGCTGAATTTCGCGTGGACCTTCTTGTGCAACAATGTGACTTACCCGTTTGATCGGAATAAATTCGCCATTGGGAAGTGGCACCGGTATTTCCTGAATTTTCTGCAATTCAGATCGGAATTCGATTGGATACCGAACCTGAATATCGAACCGCCGTTGCCCCTGATACAATTGTCCTGCAACCTGTCCGCCAATTCCGGCTTCAATGACCGACTGCACATCGTTCACATTCAATCCAAACGAAGCAACCGCATCGCGATCAATTTCAATGGTCAGATAGGGTTGTCCAACAGGCTGCTCCACAAAAAAGTTTGCAGTTCCATTCATCCCTGAAACAATTCCTGAAATACTCTCACCGATTTGATTCAACTTATCCAAATCTTCTCCATAAATTTTAACTGCCAGATCCGATTTTACGCCGCTGGTTAACTCATCGACTCGCATGGCTATTGGTTGTGTAAAATTGTAAGCCAATCCGGGTTCTGTTTTCAGGAATGGTTCAATTTGAGCAATGATGTCTTCTTTTGTAATCCCTTTTCTCCATTCGTCAACCGGTTTAAGCACAATCCAAACATCAGTTTGGTGAACGCCCATCCAGTCGTTGGCCAAATCGGAACGACCTGTTTTCGGAACCACTGTTTTAATTTCAGGAATGTTTTCCATCAGTTTCCCGGCTAACCAGTTCGCGTTGTCCATTGACTCCTTTAAGGTTACCGAAGGCATTCTCACCTGCTCAACCAAAATAGAACCTTCATCGAGTTCAGGAAGAAACTCCGTTCCTAAACGACTCATCACAATCATCGAAAGGCCAAAAATTACTACAGCACCGATGGTAACCGGCCAGCGTTTATCTATGTTTGTTTCCAACCCTTTGTTGTATCTGGGTTTGATCCAGTCGATCACAAAATTGCGTCGCATTTTTACGCCTTTACTGAAAATAATGGATGAAATGGCCGGAACAAAAACCAGGGCCAACAGCAACGAACCCAAAACTGCCGCCGCAACTGTAATGGCCATTGGCCGGTATAAAATTCCTTCCATTCCGCTGAAAGTCATGATTGGAACATAAACCATCAGGATAATTAAGACTCCAAAGAAGATGGGCCGAACCACTTGTTTTGCTGCCGAAATAACTAAATCATCCGATTTTTGATCCTTATTTTGCTGCATCCGGTGCACAATATTTTCGACCATCACCACCGATCCGTCAACCACCATTCCGAAGTCGATGGCGCCCAAACTCATCAGATTGGCCGCAAGCCCAAACTCTCGCATCCCAATAAATGCAAACAGCATCGAGAATGGAATGACCATGGCCACAATGATAGCTCCGGAGATTTCGCCTAGCAAGAGAAGCAAAACCACGATTACCAGAAAACCTCCTTCTACCAGATTGGTGGAAATGGTTGCCGTTGTACGGTCGATCAAATCAGACTGATCGTAGAATTTCTCGATCTGCACACCTTCAGGAAGCGACTTGTTGATTTCTGTAATTTTCTTTTCGATCTGCGAAATCACTTCACGGCCATTGCCTCCCCGAAGCATCATTACAATTCCACTTACAATTTCTCCTTTCCCATCGCGGGTAACTCCACCTTGCCGAATTTGTGTGCCAACCACTACATCGGCAACATCTTTAATAAATACAGGTTTGTTGTTAATATTTCTGACGATAATATTCCGAATATCCTCCGCCTTGTTAATTTGTCCGTACCCGCGAATAATGTATTGTTCGCGATTATGCTCCAGGTAATTTCCTCCGGAGACACTGTTATTGTTTGCAATTGCTTCGGTTATCTCTTTTATTCCGATTCCGTATGTGCGTATTTTCTCTGGAATAATTACGACTTCGTATTGTTTTACAAAACCTCCAAACGAATTGATTTCAGTCACGCCTTTTACAACCTTCAATTGCGGGGCAATCAACCAATCCTGAATTTCGCGCAGCTCGGTGAGTGATTTGTTTTCGCCTCGAACTGCATATTGATAAATTTCGCCCAAAGCCGTTGAAATAGGTCCCAATTGAGGCGATGAAACATCGGGCGGTAAATCAGACGAGATGGATTGCAACCGTTGACTAACCATTTGGCGCGCAAAATAAATGTCGGTTGCTTCTTCAAATTCAATGGTAACAGCCGACAAACCAAATTGCGAAGTTGAACGAACCTGTTTTACTCCCGGTAAACCATTCATGGCAGTTTCAATGGGGTAGCTTACCAGTTTTTCCACGTCGAACGGCGAATAGCGACCCGCTTTGGTAATGACCAAAACCTGCACAGGAGTGACATCGGGCAACGAATTGATTGGCAGTTGAATGAGTGAAAAGTAACCCGCAGCGGCCATTAGAAGTACCAGCGAAAGTGCGACAAATTTTTGCCTGACACTAAATGTTATAATTTGATTGAGCATAATCGATTGTTTCTGGTGAGTTTGAAAAAGTTTAAAAATTCCGGATACAATTATTGTTTCTTTATTTTGACTCACCCCGAGTTCGCTAAGCTCACTCTGCCCCTCTCTTCTTGAAGAGAGGGGAAAAGCCCTTACTAAGGGCTTGGGGTGAGTTTTCGATTATTCTTCAGCAATTTTGTCGAATCTGGAGAGTGCTTTCAGACTAAAAACCTGGCTAACAGCAATCTTTTCGTTTTTTGCAAGTCCGCTTTTTACCACAGCATATTTATCGCGAAATTCAGGGACTTCAACTTTTCGCTTTTCGAAGTTCGATTCGGTAATCTGAACAAAAACAATTGGGTCGTTGCCTTCATAGGTTAAGGCTTCCATCGGAATTGTAATCACTTCAACTGGTGCCGAAGTAATGATTGAAAGGTGCAGGTTTTCCCCAGGTTTTGGCCAACTTTGGTCGGTTGCCAACAACACATTGACAATCACTGAACGGTTATTTTCGTCCAGCCCCGGGTTAATTGAGGTAACTACCGACTTCATGGCAAACGAATCGTTTTGACGTCGCGAGATTTTAACCGAATCGCCGGCCACAATATATCTGGCATCTTCGGGAGAAACATAACCACGGACCAGGACATGGCTCATATCAAGAACCCGTGCCAGATTTTGGAGTGCATTAACCGATTGGCCAAGTTCAACGGAGCGCTGATCCATGATTCCGTTGATTGGCGAATGAATTTTAAGAGTTGGATCGATACTCTCTACTGTTTTGAACGCAGAGATCTCCTGATCGGGTACACCGATGGCTTTTAGTTTCGAAACAGCCGCGATAACAGAAGTTTTTGACCGCTGATAATCGGATCGGGCGCGATCAAGTTCACTTTTCGAGCTGATGGTTTGTTCAACCAGTTGTTCGAGCCGCTGTAACCGCGATGTCTGAAAAGTTTCCTCCGAAACGGCCTGAAGAAATTCTGAAACCATGTTTCCAAATTCGAGGCTCTCAATACTAAACAGCTCTTGTCCTATTTTTACCGATTGTCCTTCCTGAACCAGAATTTTGCTGATTCGTCCGTCGATTGGGGTACTTATAATGCTGATGTGATTGGGAGCCGGAAAAACAACTCCAGGTGCAGCAATGCTGTATTTTTGCATACTGCTGGTAACGGCGATGGTCTGAATTTTCAATTCGCCCATCTCTTTTGCCGAAAGTTTGACTAGATTTTCAGGCTTGACGTTCGAGACTGATGGCGGAGTATCCGTACCTGACTTTTCTTTTTGTGCAGATTCTGTTTTATTGCCACAAGAGGAAATACTAACTAAAACGACAAGGAAAAGACTAATCAGGGTAATTTGTTTATTGAATAGATTTGTTTTCATACAATTAAATTTCAGGATATTAACAGATTAATAGACAAGCTCCTTATTGAGGAACTTTTCAAGTTCAATGAGTTGAATATAGAATTCGCGCAAAGCCGACAAATACCTTTGCTGGCTATTCAGGTATATTTGCTGCGCCTGAATAAGGTTTAGCAAGTCAACTTCGCCCAGCTTATAAGCACTCAGTGTGAGAGCTTGTAATTTTTCGGCTTTGCTGCGTATGGTTTCATCGTATCGTTTAATGGTAGAGCGGCTTACTTCGTAACTGTGCCAGGCATGTTCAATTTGTTCTTTAACGCCTGATCTGATTTCTTTTTGTTTCCACTGAATTTCTTCCTGACGCGCCAGATTCATTCTTATTTTCCCTTTTTGCTCCAGCGGATACCAGATCGGGAAACTTAGTCCAAGCTCGAACCCGTTAAAATTGTACCCTGTTCCATAATCTTGCTTGTAAAGATTGAATCGGATGTCAGGCAAAATATTACTTCTGGCTTCTTTCAGGAAATAACCCGATGCTTCCAATTCTTTAATCGATGATTGATAGGAAGGCTGCTCTGTTAAAACCGATAGTGCAGTAATCTGCGAAATTGCCACATCGTTGCTTTTAAGCGAATCCATAAACTCAATCGTATATTTTTGATTTTCAGGAGGCAATCCCATTAGGTTGAAAAGAGAATAACGCGCCTGATGCAGCTGCCGGCGAGCATCGTCGATATCATTGTTCGACTCGGCCACCTGGAGTTCAGCTTTGGTTAAATCCATGCCATTTCCCATTCCGGTTTCGAACTGGGTGTAAACGGCATTGTATAACTCTGTGGCCAGCTTTAGTTGTTGGTCGCGAAGTTTCTGAAGGTGAAGTGCATAAATAACTTCAACATAGCGCGATTTCACATTTGCTTTTACTTTTCGTTCTTCTTCCTGAATGCTGAATTCCATCGCCTTTTCTTCCTGGCGGATGCCTTTTAGCCGATAAGCAGTAGTTAGCGGAAAATCAATCGATTGCGAAACAGTCATTCGTTTTTCCTGAAAAGGATCGGCAGCCTTGTTGTTGATTCCCTCTTTCATGTAACTGAATTCGGGAGCCGAGATGCCCGTTTGGGTGCGCCATTCCTCTTTTTTCTGATTCAGTTGCGAACGCATTTGATTGATCGGCGCATTGTTTTTGATGGCCTGATCAACGGCATCCTGAATGGTAAGTAGTTGTGCTTTTACCGGGTGGAAACAACCCAGTAGATATACCAGAAGCACGAATTTGGGTATTTTACTCATGATTTTCGGGTTATTTGATTTTCAGTGTTATAAGTTAATGATTTTTAAGCTGAAAACCAGCTATTAAGCACATACAACAGAAAAAAAAAGAAAATGATTAATTCGAATTTGATCTGAAGGAAGATTTAAGCTAATTTTAAGAATTGCCAGATTTATCTGCACTATTCGTTCTATCGTATACACAAGTTCACCCCGCTATCTTGTTCTTACCTGCATGATCATTGTCAAAAATAGTCTCTTTCTTTTCTATCCTTTTTTAGAATTGATTACAGATGCATATTAAAAAATTGTGGATTTTATCCGCGATAAAAAAGTATAAACTGTACTTAAGGCAAAACGTTTATCTTTGCGCCTTCTAAAAAATTAAGATAGAATGATTTCAGTTGACGGAGTTACGGTGGAGTTTAGCGGATCGGCGCTTTTTTCGGATGTCTCGTTTGTGATTAACGAAAAAGACCGCATTGCCTTGATGGGAAAGAATGGAGCAGGGAAATCGACTCTGTTAAAAGTAATCGCCGGAGAGCGAACTCCCAATAAAGGAAGGATTTCGACACCCAAAGATGCCGTGATTGCTTATTTGCCCCAGCATTTGTTGACCGAAGATAACCGCACTGTTTTTGAAGAAGCATCTCAGGCTTTTGCCCGGATTTTTGAGATGGAACGCGAGATTGCGGCCATGAATGAAGAACTCACCGTTCGCACTGATTACGAATCGGATTATTATGCCGATTTGATTGAACGCGTTTCAACGCTGAGCGAAAAATACTACTCGATTGAAGAAATTAATTTCGATGCTGAAGTTGAAAAGATCCTGTTGGGACTCGGTTTCATGCGCGAAGATTTTACACGCCCGACCAGCGAATTCAGCGGTGGATGGCGAATGCGCATTGAGCTGGCCAAAATTCTGTTACAAAAGCCAGATCTGATTTTACTGGATGAGCCAACCAACCACATGGATATTGAATCGATTCAGTGGCTGGAAGAGTTTCTGATCAACAGCGCCAAGGCGGTGATTGTGATTTCGCATGACAGGGCATTTGTCGACAACATCACCACCCGCACCATCGAAGTGACGATGGGCCGTATTTACGATTACAAAGTTAATTATTCGCATTACCTCGAATTGCGCAAAGAACGCCGCGAGCAACAGCAAAAAGCGTTCGACGAACAGCAACGGTTTATTGCTGAAACAACCGAGTTCATTGAGCGCTTTAAAGGAACTTATTCGAAAACCCTTCAGGTTGGATCGCGCGTAAAAATGCTCGAAAAACTTGAAATCGTCGAAGTGGATGAAGTCGATACATCAGCTCTGCGCCTGAAATTTCCACCTTCTCCACGCTCCGGAAATTATCCGGTTATTGTTGAAGATTTGACTAAAAGGTACGGCGATCATGTCGTATTCAAAAATGCTTCGTTGACGATTGAGCGTGGCCAAAAAGTGGCTTTTGTTGGTAAAAATGGTGAAGGAAAGTCTACTTTGATAAAAGCCATTATGAACGAAATTGATTTCGAAGGCAAGATGACACTCGGGCACAATGCCTTGATAGGCTATTTTGCACAAAATCAGGCTTCGTTGCTCAACGAAGACCTAACCGTATTTCAAACGATTGATGATGTTGCGGTGGGCGATATCCGGACAAAAATTAAAGACATGCTGGGTGCATTCATGTTTAGTGGCGACAACATTTCGAAAAAAGTCAAGGTGCTTTCAGGTGGCGAACGTACCCGACTGGCAATGATTAAATTGCTGCTCGAACCGGTTAATTTGCTCATTCTCGATGAGCCAACCAATCACCTGGATATGCGCACCAAAGACATTCTGAAAAGTGCACTGAAAGATTTCGATGGAACGATTATTCTCGTTTCGCACGATCGCGATTTCCTCGATGGACTTGCTGAAAAAGTTTACGAATTTGGCAACAAACAAATCAAAGAACACCTGTATGATATCAAAGGCTTTCTCCAGAAGAAAAAAATGGACAACCTAAGAGAAATTGAGCGCAAGACTGCCAATTAAGGCATAATTCATCCGATGACTGGAGTTCATCGGATGAATAGAATTTTTACATCTTTAATGATCCGATGAGGTTAATTCATCGGATCATTTTTTTTGGATAAGTTACTAAATCTAAAAATTAGTCACTTTACAACCACAGATAATTCTTCATTTTGTCTTCAGTGCTGAATATTTTGTCTTCACCGGTAAAAAGGGGCCATTCAACGAAAAAACTGATTTTTTCTGATCCCACCTTCCTAATTTTGGTAACGAAATCAACTTTCATGCGTCTATTCAATTAAAACAATCAAACTATGAAAACGAAACACATTCAATTGATCGGAATCTTTGCATTCTTAACCTTATTTCTTTCATCTTGTTGGTTCATGGGGCCTTCTGTTAAAGGCAACGGAAATGTGACCGAAGAAGTCCGGCAAGTTGGCGAGTTCGATCAAATTCAGGTAAGTCGTGGAATGAATGTTTACGTTACGCAGGGAAGCCCTGAAAAAGTTGTTGTAATTGCTGATAACAATCTGCACGAAGTGATTGAAACCAAGGTAGAAGGTGGCATTTTGAAAGTATATGTCAACGAAAATGTTCGTTGGGCAAAAGAAAAAAAGGTAATGGTTACTGTCGAAAAACTTTCGGGCGTAAAAACCTCATCCGGATCGAATGTTTGGTCGCAGAATCAGATCATGGCTGAAAACCTTGAACTGAGTGCCTCGTCGGGAGCAAACCTCACCATGGACGTAAATGCCAAATACCTGAAAGCCGATTGTTCATCCGGAGCAAACATTAAACTTTCGGGCCTGGCCAAAGAAGCTGACCTGGAAACATCTTCAGGAGCAAACTTGAAAGGCGAAGAACTGAAGGCCGATAATTGCAAAATGAGAGCTTCGAGCGGAGGTAATGTTTCGTCAACGGTGAATGGAAGATTGGAAGCAAAAGCTTCGAGCGGTGGTAATGTAGTGTACTTTGGTGAACCAACCGAAACCGATGTAAATACTTCTTCAGGCGGAAATATCCACAAAAAGTAAACCCGCAATCTGCTTCAGAGCCAAACAATTGAGACAATTGAAACAACAGAAACTATAGAAACACAAAGCACATGAAAACAATTAAACTAATTACATTCTTTCTCTTCGTTGCAGCCTGCGTGCAGGCAACAGGCGTTAATGCTGGCCGTCAGACACGCCAGATCACTGGATTTCACGGCGTTTCGGTATCGAGCGGAATCGATTTATTCCTGACCCAGAAATCTGTCGAAGAAGTTGCCGTTGAAGCCCAATCGGAAGATTTGGACAAAATTATTACTGAAGTTGAAGGCGGAATCCTTAAAATTTACATCAAGGAAAAATCGTGGTTTAACATGAAATGGGACACCAGACCACGCAAAGTTTACGTGTCATTTAAAACCCTCGATAAACTGCAAGCTTCAGCAGGTTCTGATGTAATTTCGGAAGGACGCTTAAAACTAGATAAACTGAATTTGGATGCCAGTAGCGGATCGGACGTCAAACTTGAACTTGAAGTAAGCAATTTGAGCGTTGGGTCGAGCAGCGGATCTGATATTTCGTTGAAAGGTACTGCAACCGACTTGGAGGTTAGCGCCTCAAGTGGGAGCGATATCGATGCCAGCGACCTACAGTCGAAAAACTGTAACGCCAGCACTTCGAGCGGATCGGACATCAAAGTAAATGTGACTGAGAAACTTGATGCCAGTGCCAGCAGCGGAGGCGATATTTACTACTCCGGAAATCCAAAAACCAAAGACATCAACGAGTCGAGCGGTGGTGATGTTCATAGCAGATAACTAAAGTTCCAGAGTTCAGATTTATTTTATTCAGAAGTGTCGGTTTATTGCCGACCAGAGATACTTTGCCCTAACAGAAACAAATAAAAAGATAATAGAAACGACCTAAAGCCATGTGGGTCAATCGATTTAAACAATTCAAAACAATTAAACAATTCAAAAACAGAACACCATGAAAACAATGTTAAAAGTTACATTTTTGTTCGCTCTTGTAGCATTTGCGAACACCTTATTTGCAGCAGGAAACCTGAAAGTAAACATTCTTCCTGTAGATTCAGAAAAAGCAGTAGTAGCCGTCTCAACGCTCAGCGACAGCAATTTTAACCTTACCATTGCTGATGAAAATGGACAGATTATTTATTACAGGGAAAACTCGAATAACGGAGAAAATTACCGTAAAGTTTTTAACTTCTCGGATCTTGACGATGGAGCATACAAATTAACGGTAGTCAGCGACAATTTAACTGCCGAACGTCAGTTTAACAAATCGCATGGAAAAATCGAAGTGGGCGAAGAAAAAACAATGCTTGAACCGTTCTTCGGATACGAAGCTGGCATTTTGAGATGTTCTTTCCTTAATTTCAACAAGGAAGATATAACTATTTACTTCTACAAAAACAATGAACGAATCTACGATAGAAATGTCGGTCGAGATTTCAGTATTCAACAAGCCTTGGACCTTTCAAAACTCGATAAGGGTAAATATGAAGCAGTTCTTTATGCAGGCGGTAAACGATTTACATATCCAGTTCAAATACAATAAATAACTCCTATTGATCTTGTGAGTTGGTTTTGTACTTGTGTTAGTTTAAACCTTTCAGGTGTGCGATCCTGAAAGGTTTTTTATCTGCCGGATTTATCTCCGAACAAATGTATGTTGGCAGGGTGCATCAATTAGGCCTATTCGATCGAAAACATCATGCTGAAAATACGGACAAACGAAACGGCGAGTGGTTCGACTGTAAATAAAACAGACAATAAGTGTAAAATTATTTGACGTCATCAGAGTGTGCCTAAATCTGTATGTGGCTGATTTATTAACATTTGTATCTCTGGCATTATACTGGCATAATGTCAATAACAAAACAACTCAATCGTTGAAAACAATTAAACAGTTCAGAAAACAAAAAACAGAACACCATGAAAACAATGTTAAAAGTTACATTTTTGTTCGCTCTTGTAGCATTTGCGAACACCTTATTTGCGGCGGGAAACCTGAAAGTAAACATGCTTCCAGTAAACGCCGAAAAAGCAGTAGTTACCATCTCTTCTATCTCAAACAGTGACTTCAACATCACGATTGCTGATGAAAATGGTAAAATAATTTATTTCAAGGAAAACTCGAATGCAGAAGAAAATTATCGTAAAGTTTTTGACTTCTCGTTCCTTGAAGATGGATTATACAAACTTACTGTTGTAAGCAACGATATTACAACAGAGCGCCAATTTGAAAAGTCACATCGAATAATAAAAGTAGGCGAAGAAAAAACAACTCTCGAACCCGTATTTGGATACGAAAACGGCATTTTGAGATGTACGTATTTGAATTTCACCAAAGAAGACATAACACTTCATTTTTTTAAAAATAACGAGATAATTTATACAAAAAATATTGGTAGGCAATTCAATCTACAGGAAGCATTGAACCTTTCGAAACTCGATAAGGGAAAATATGAAGCAGTTCTTTATGCGGGCGGAAAACGATTTACATATCCAGTTCAAATACAATAAATAACTCCTATTGATCTTGTGAGTTGGTTTTGTACTTGTGTTAGTTTAAACCTTTCAGGTGTGCGATCCTGAAAGGTTTTTTATCTGCCGGATTTATCTCCGAACAAATGTATGTTGGCAGGGTGCATCAATTAGGCCTATTCGATCGAAAACATCATGCTGAGAATACGGACAAACGAAACGGCGAGTGGTTCGACTGTAAATAAAACAGACAATAAGTGTAAAATTATTTGACGTCATCAGAGTGTGCCAAAATCTGTATATGGCTGATTTATTAACATTTGTATCTCTGGCATTATACTGGCATAATGTCAATAACAAAACAACTCAATCGTTGAAAACAATTAAACAGTTCAGAAAACAAAAAACAGAACACCATGAAAACAATGTTAAAAGTTACATTTTTGTTCGCTCTTGTAGCATTTGCGAACACCTTATTTGCGGCGGGAAACCTGAAAGTAAACATGCTTCCAGTAAACGCCGAAAAAGCAGTAGTTACCATCTCTTCTATCTCAAACAGTGACTTCAACATCACGATTGCTGATGAAAATGGTAAAATAATTTATTTCAAGGAAAACTCGAATGCAGAAGAAAATTATCGTAAAGTTTTTGACTTCTCGTTTCTTGAAGATGGATTATACAAACTTACTGTTGTAAGTAATGATATTACAACAGAGCGCCAATTTGAAAAGTCACATCGAATAATCAAAGTAGGCGAAGAAAAAACAACTCTCGAACCCGTATTTGGATACGAACCCGGCATTTTGAGATGTACGTATTTGAATTTCACCAAAGAAGACATAACACTTCATTTTTTTAAAAATAACGATATAATTTATACTAAAAATATTGGTAGGCAATTCAATCTGCAGGAAGCCTTGAACCTTTCAAAACTTGATAAGGGAAAATATGAAGCAGTTCTTTATGCTGGCGGAAAACGATTTACATATCCAGTTCAAATACAATAAATAACTCCTATTGATCTTGTGAGTTGGTTTTGTACTTGTGTTAGTTTGAACCTTTCAGGTATGCGATCCTGAAAGGTTTTTTAGCGCTAATCCTTAGAGAATTATTCAATTCATACTCATTCTAAATCACTAATTTTCTAACTTAACCATTGCGGATTATTGATAAGTTACGCTATCTTAGCCATGGTTTAATAAGAACGAAAAGCCTCGATAAATTCCAGTTTTTGGTATTTGTTAGGTTATAAATCGATCAAATACAGTGATGATTAACAAAACTTTACGATTAATCAATTTTATAATTGACACAGGAATCTACCTGCTTTTGATGATCCTGTTTTT is a window from the Aquipluma nitroreducens genome containing:
- a CDS encoding head GIN domain-containing protein — protein: MKTKHIQLIGIFAFLTLFLSSCWFMGPSVKGNGNVTEEVRQVGEFDQIQVSRGMNVYVTQGSPEKVVVIADNNLHEVIETKVEGGILKVYVNENVRWAKEKKVMVTVEKLSGVKTSSGSNVWSQNQIMAENLELSASSGANLTMDVNAKYLKADCSSGANIKLSGLAKEADLETSSGANLKGEELKADNCKMRASSGGNVSSTVNGRLEAKASSGGNVVYFGEPTETDVNTSSGGNIHKK
- a CDS encoding head GIN domain-containing protein; amino-acid sequence: MKTIKLITFFLFVAACVQATGVNAGRQTRQITGFHGVSVSSGIDLFLTQKSVEEVAVEAQSEDLDKIITEVEGGILKIYIKEKSWFNMKWDTRPRKVYVSFKTLDKLQASAGSDVISEGRLKLDKLNLDASSGSDVKLELEVSNLSVGSSSGSDISLKGTATDLEVSASSGSDIDASDLQSKNCNASTSSGSDIKVNVTEKLDASASSGGDIYYSGNPKTKDINESSGGDVHSR
- a CDS encoding T9SS type A sorting domain-containing protein; protein product: MKTMLKVTFLFALVAFANTLFAAGNLKVNMLPVNAEKAVVTISSISNSDFNITIADENGKIIYFKENSNAEENYRKVFDFSFLEDGLYKLTVVSNDITTERQFEKSHRIIKVGEEKTTLEPVFGYENGILRCTYLNFTKEDITLHFFKNNEIIYTKNIGRQFNLQEALNLSKLDKGKYEAVLYAGGKRFTYPVQIQ
- a CDS encoding T9SS type A sorting domain-containing protein, with amino-acid sequence MKTMLKVTFLFALVAFANTLFAAGNLKVNMLPVNAEKAVVTISSISNSDFNITIADENGKIIYFKENSNAEENYRKVFDFSFLEDGLYKLTVVSNDITTERQFEKSHRIIKVGEEKTTLEPVFGYEPGILRCTYLNFTKEDITLHFFKNNDIIYTKNIGRQFNLQEALNLSKLDKGKYEAVLYAGGKRFTYPVQIQ